The Dehalobacter sp. DCM sequence TTTGGGTGAACGATGACAGGAAGCAACTGATCAAAGCGCATGTTGTAAAAAAAACTGCTTAGGTTAAGTCCCACTGAGTGGACCTGGTAGAGGTAAGCCACTTTGGGAAGACCTTCCTTCGCGCCTTCCAATGTATAGGACGTGATGCTGTCCGGCACCCCGCCGCGCAGAACTTCGCCCAGATACCGGGCTGCCCGGATTCCGGCTAATCTGACCGATTGTTCATATTGTACCTCATCCAACCCCGGTTGTAATTTCAGAATACATACCACATTCATCATCGAACTAAAAGGGGTAATAGGTCCGCCTGGTCCCACCATATCCAGAACACTGTCTCTGACGATGTTTAACCCGCCATGTCTGGTAAGCGGAAATTCACAGGAAGTGAGCACAGCGACTCCTTCCATCCGGTAAGTCGTCCCCTCACCCAGTTGCCCCACCGGGGAGGCCGTTCCTGCATAAGGCGCTACATTCCCGGCCTTGAACCGCGGCTCAACCGCATCGATCACGTGCACAATGCGGGCCTTTTCTCCTGGGAACACGATATCAACATCGGCTTCAGAAAAGGTTTTATCTTCCTGAAGGCAGTCAATCAAAGCTTCACGATTGATTTCTAATATCCCGTTGTGTAAGCAGGTCTGACTGCTGAATTTGACTTGTTCAACTCGAAAAGTACCCATTTCTAATCTCATAATTTACCCCCTAGAGATCGTTTATGACAATTGGTGATGTTCCCAGTTTTTGCTCCAGCGTTTCCAGCGCAGCGGCTAACAACTTGCGGCTGATCTCCTTACCGCCTTGAGCCGGTAACGCCGGATCGCCGCAAGGATGCGGAATCTTTGTACCTGCCACCACCCGATTGGCTCCCACATTGACGGCCAGGGTGTACATGGCGGTAATCACGCATGTCGGAATCCCATTTTTCTCTAATTCTTTGGCGAGCGTTGCACCGCAACGCGTACAGGTCCCTCAGGTCGCAGTCAGGATCACCCCGTCCACGCCTTCCTGCTGCAACTGCCAAGCCATTTCCTGGCCGGCTTTTTGGCTGACGTTGACCGCCGCACCCACACCGGAAGTTGAATAAAACTTACTGTGCAACTGCCCGTATACCCCTTCTGCTTCCATTTCCCGCATCAACTCCACCGGCACAAGAACATTGGGGTCTGCGTTCACGTAAGTTGGTGTATACCCTCCGTGGATGGTCTCGTAGTCCGAGCCGTTCAAAAGCTGTTTTCCGGAAATATCATAGACGCCCCACGTTTCCGCCCCGAAAGAACGAATCCCGTCAGGGTTCCCCCGTGGCACGAGTCCTCCCGTCGTTACAAGCGCGATTTTGGCTGTTTTGAGGTCAGCAACCGGGGGTGCCGGTTCTGCGCTGTCCATCTCCTGGATCGGGAGTTCGGTGAGAAAGGGTTGGCCCTTCAGTTTTGCCTCCAACATATCCACCAATCGCTTCGCTGCATCTTCCTGGCGATAGACCAGTTTTCTGAAGCCGCGAGGGATATACCCTTCTTCACGGGCAGATCCCAAAGGTGTATCGGACGTCATTTTTTGAACCAATGCCGCCATTTTTTTGAGTGCATCTCTCATCCCGGCTGC is a genomic window containing:
- a CDS encoding glycine/betaine/sarcosine/D-proline family reductase selenoprotein B, translated to MRILYYMNQFFAGIGGEEKADTSLLFMEEPIGPAIGFGSLLDQSLMVTLVAVCGDNYFHSHQEEVLQQVVAKAKEHRIEMVIAGPAFNAGRYGQACGAIGEAVARELRIPAITGMYVENPMVELYRRSVYIVPTTGKAAGMRDALKKMAALVQKMTSDTPLGSAREEGYIPRGFRKLVYRQEDAAKRLVDMLEAKLKGQPFLTELPIQEMDSAEPAPPVADLKTAKIALVTTGGLVPRGNPDGIRSFGAETWGVYDISGKQLLNGSDYETIHGGYTPTYVNADPNVLVPVELMREMEAEGVYGQLHSKFYSTSGVGAAVNVSQKAGQEMAWQLQQEGVDGVILTATUGTCTRCGATLAKELEKNGIPTCVITAMYTLAVNVGANRVVAGTKIPHPCGDPALPAQGGKEISRKLLAAALETLEQKLGTSPIVINDL
- a CDS encoding glycine/sarcosine/betaine reductase component B subunit translates to MRLEMGTFRVEQVKFSSQTCLHNGILEINREALIDCLQEDKTFSEADVDIVFPGEKARIVHVIDAVEPRFKAGNVAPYAGTASPVGQLGEGTTYRMEGVAVLTSCEFPLTRHGGLNIVRDSVLDMVGPGGPITPFSSMMNVVCILKLQPGLDEVQYEQSVRLAGIRAARYLGEVLRGGVPDSITSYTLEGAKEGLPKVAYLYQVHSVGLNLSSFFYNMRFDQLLPVIVHPNEILDGAVVDGNWSHPNVKTPTWFHTNNPLIRELYQRHGKSLNFVGVVLFRGRFEEMEGKKRCANLVAASAQLLNADGVVATWEGDGNAFIETMLSLKRCEEKGIKTALMTFEHGGAEGVDDPLFYSEPEVNAIVSLGSWDPPITLPAMERVVGGEYLRIRPEQGGIYLPARDEIALVDRLEYFTAANEFGFSRLSCDEY